The genome window AAGTCACGAGTTGCTGTTGCACGTGAGGTTCGCGTGATGCTGATATATTTCTCAGCACTTAGGCCGCCCTCAAATCCGCCGGGTCCAGCATTAAGCGTTTTAGCGAGCGCCTTCAATTGGCGTCCATTGAGATCACTCGAGTGATGAGTCAAAAATTTATTTTTTGCGATTACGAACTCAGCTGCTGCAATGGCAGACTCCTGCGCGGTTAAGACCATCTGTCCGAAGTATTGGATCCATTCATCGATTTGCAGCGACCTACTCGCTTTTTGTAACATATCGTAGTAGCGGCGACGCCGTTCCATTAATACTTCAGAGAGTGCAAACAATATTGGCTGCTGCAAAGATTGGGCAAGAGACTTGGCCACTAGAGCGCGACCGATACGACCATTGCCATCCTCAAATGGATGGACAGTCTCGAAATAGAGATGAGCTATTGAGGCTCGCACGAGCGGTGGAAGAGCATGCTCGCGCGATGGTCCACTCGCATTAAACCAGTCGATAAAAGCCTCCATTTCTGCTGGTACCCGCTCCGAAGGAGGAGCTTCAAAATGGACACGAGGCTCGTGTTCAGGGCCTGAAACTATGACCATGGGTTCCCTATGGCGACGGTAATCTCCCACGATGTCAAGATCACGACGCTCTCCACAAAGCATGACATGCCAACTACACAGAGTGTCTTTTGTTAAATCTGCATTGAAATCGCGGTATACCGAAACCATCAGCTCGGCGACTCCCTCTTCACTCCGTTTGCGACTTGTGCGACTTGCTACTAGTCCAAGGCGTCGCTGTAGTGACGATTGCACGCTGGCACGGTC of Deltaproteobacteria bacterium contains these proteins:
- a CDS encoding Fic family protein gives rise to the protein MLQKNAGLLLGVWRHLDDADRGQLTIEVLTSEAITTSAIEGEQLDRASVQSSLQRRLGLVASRTSRKRSEEGVAELMVSVYRDFNADLTKDTLCSWHVMLCGERRDLDIVGDYRRHREPMVIVSGPEHEPRVHFEAPPSERVPAEMEAFIDWFNASGPSREHALPPLVRASIAHLYFETVHPFEDGNGRIGRALVAKSLAQSLQQPILFALSEVLMERRRRYYDMLQKASRSLQIDEWIQYFGQMVLTAQESAIAAAEFVIAKNKFLTHHSSDLNGRQLKALAKTLNAGPGGFEGGLSAEKYISITRTSRATATRDLGALVAIGALTKTGSGKGTRYHLKIAIDESTSRAL